The genomic interval atatttgaacacatgtatgggacattaaataggaaaaaaaccaattgcaaagtttccatgtaaattgcgagacaaatcttttaagtctaattacgccatgatttaacaatatgatgctacattaaacattagctaataacggattaattaggtttaataaattcgtctcacagtttacaggtagaatctataatttgttttgttattaatctacatttaatacttcaaatgtgtgtccatatacttaGAAATAATTACAcctaaagaactaaacacacactaATGTTGAATATACTGCTGGGTCCGCATCTTGTCAGACTGTCTTTGACTGTTTGAACACAATGGATTAATTGGATCATGacactgtaatttttttaaggttttaaaatataccatTATTATTCATCTATTTataattgttaaatatgtgatccgaattttgggcccacagtatattcggattagttatctaataggactctactttataggattagtttcctattaggactcctagatttctcctatatatatcccttgtaagcCGCACAGGGAGGGTGCGACAGCCCAATGTATCCCCTGCGTTTGTATCCAATTCCTCTACAGTGATCATTGCCGatcggcgcccgtggttttttcccgtaagggtttttcacgtaaaattcgtgtctccgctgtgcatctattttcataacaagtggtatcagagcattggAGATCGATCTACGTCGCACAGCCACCGGTGTGATTTTTTGGATCAGAGTATATATCGATCTGATtggcctcgtcgtcgacgccgccaggGAAGGAGCAGCAGCGCACGTCGCGGAGAATCGGCTACAGCAGCAacgcgtcgtcatcgtcgcagAAATCAATTCGGTGAGATTGAATCACCGGTGAAGCAAACCCGAAGCGGTGTCGACCAGAAAAATTTAAGCATGTGCTCCAACACATCGATTTAAATCACGTCCATCAAGCAACGCAGGAGAAATTAGGAGCAGTAGCAGGGTTGAAGCCATTGATCTATTCCGCACGCATCCCGAGGAAGGAGAAAAGTCCAAGCCTTCAGCAGCCTTCTCGGTTCTGTTCATGTGAATTAAATTTCACGTTGGAATTGTTACGTGCACACGCCCTTCGCACCAGGGATTTAAGCCTTACATTGTTTTGGTTCTGTTCAGGGGAACACAAATTCACGTTCCAAATTGCTATATTCACAAGCCAGTCTACCAGGAGGTTCTGCACGAAGATCAACTTCGTTTTATGCATCCAGAGTGTTTCGCGTTTCTGCTAGGGTTTGACAAATTGTACCAGCAGATTTAGGATTTTATTCCCTAGACGAGTTTGAAGTTTAATCTACCGCTCCTGGATTGAGATGCAATATTCTCGTTATGGCAAGTGAAGATGCAAGTTGGCGTAGCCatcgaggaggagaagcaaGTATTGCTGTGCaccggagagaaaaaaaaggcaacacaTTCAAGTCGTCGAGAGGGAGCCTCGCTCCTGTCTAGATCACAAGGTGATCAAATTGTCCGGCGAATTTTGCTACCATTGTATCCAACATACCAGGAGGTTATCAGGGGATCTAAGTACTTCGTTTTGTGCACAAGAATTTTTTCGCGTTTTTGTTTGGATTCCAGAAATTAATGCCAACAGATTCAAGATTTTATtcccatggcgagtttgaagtttATGCATCAGTTTCGTGTCTCTACTGGGTTCCACGATGTCATGCCAGCAGATTCAGGGTTTATTCCCAATGGCGAGTTTTATGTATGGTCTCCTCTTTTGGATCAAGGGTGTTATGGATTAATAGTCCAAGTGACTATTTGGCGCATATTGATTTTATCATCACGAGgttctttggagattgaagATTTATTATGCTACAAGGGAAATTCGTAtcaaggtggagattgttaaatatgtgatccgaattttgggcccacagtatattcggattagttatctaataggactctactttataggattagtttcctattaggactcctagatttctcctatatatatcccttgtaagcCGCACAGGGAGGGTGCGACAGCCCAATGTATCCCCTGCGTTTGTATCCaattcctctatagtgatcattgccgatcggcgcccgtggtttttttccgtaagggttttccacgtaaaattcgtgtctccgttatgcatctattttcataacaataATCATACCATCACAATTACATAAGTATTGGAGACATGGCACTTCCTACCTCTTCACTTCACTTATCGAAATATTTGGACCAAAAGATACCCGTCTCCttccttccaagttccaaccaaCAAACTCTGATGAGCTCGTGCAGCCGCTAGAAGAGCTGCAACGCAACAGGCTGTCCCCCGCCGGGGAAGCTGGTGCGGAGCGGCGGTTAGTTGCGACCTCCACGAGCTGCAGCCTGCTGCGACGCTGGAATATATATCAGCTAGCAGCAGGACGCTCGATATGCGCAGGACCACGCCGGCCGTCGGTATGCGCAACGAGTTGCGGCTAGCAGGCAGGCGGCCTGACGACGTCGTACAAGCGCACGAAGGCCCCGGCGATCGAGCACCGCGTTGCCTCGCAGCATACGAGCACCGCGGTGGACGCTAGGCCGTCCAGAGGGTCTAGCCGCCGGAATACAAGCACGATGCTGCTCGTCTGCTCTGCCCACCAATCCACCATGGTGAGAGGAGTctgtagctaagctagctaagGCAGctggatactccctccgtcctaaaatataacaatttttagcacttagaatttgtcctaaaatataacaacttctccaccaacattctattcccaactaatcacaaccctccatcatTCACTTTTCCTACCTATCTCCACTAATTATCCAATCACAATCTTACACCACTCATTTCTACTTACTTTTTTAATaatcgtgtccaactctaaaatttgtatattctgggatggaggCTGCTaattggagatttttttttctcttaactGAGTTAACTAATTGAGGAGTAGGCAAGGAAATGGGTGTGATGGGAGAGAGAGGTAGGAAGATGTGTGATTTGTGAGAGACAGACACAAACGGCAAACTTTGCCGTTGCTTTCCTATATGCCACCCATCGTGGGATAAATGGCCGCACAGCTTGCCTCACCAGTGATTATTAGCACCTAATTAATCAATAGAACCATGTGTTTCTTTCCAAGGAAAAAGAATCAACAAACAAAATCAGCGGTGCAGAGTGCGCAGAACAAAAGAGATAAACTGCTTTAACTGAACATGGATTCTTTTAATTGAACAATATGAACTATagcttaaaaataaataaaattataggCTTTAAAAGAATAAAAGTGGAAGGTACAATATGATGACAAATCAAATAAAGATAATTTTCTTGCATCACTTATCTGATATGGTGGTAATTAAGATTATTTGGCTGCTCCATCTatgaagtattttttttgtcttttcatGTTGTTCCTATATCAATGGAGATTAGATGTCCATTCATACTGCTGATGTAAAAATGCGAGAGTAAGCGTATTGTGTGTTCCCCGTGCTTTGATTTATTTTACTAGAGAGAAACATCTAATTTtgtcaattactccctccgttttttaatagatgacgccgttgactttttctcacatgtttgaccattcgtcttattcaaaaattttatgcaaatgtataagatataaatcacacttaaagtactatgagtgataaaacaactcataacaaaataaattataattacgtaaatttttttaataagacgaatggtcaaacatgtgagaaaaaatcaacggcatcatctattaaaaaacggaggtagtacttagcTGTACTGTGATGGAACAAGCCAAGCATGCAGCCATTGATCCTACTATGTATGGCATGGATGAAAGCAACGGCAAAGACTGCCTTTGGCCTCAAAGGCAGAAGATGCAGACCCATATGCTACAAACACTTGCATGTACATGTAGGCAGGTATATATGCATCCATCCCTTTTACGAAATTACGTTAACCAAACAAGTTTTTAGAATTAACAGACACTTACGATATTAGTGTTAGTTTTTCTTAATaaattggtactccctccatctacttttcatagtcatattttattttggcacacagaccaagaataagtaattctacttattatccatttaaatatgctactagtcattcctcgtaaacaagtgattcattaatatttacatttctcgatgcccatgtaactaatcttgtgtggaagaatagagagtcacgtattaaatccgagaaagtcattgaGATGATAgcttgttggattgaaatatgcctatcaaaaacaattttttcagatttaaaaatattactatcaaaaatagatggagggagtccTAATTAAGGTGGTCATAAATGCCAGTTCTTATTAAGGGATGCGAGTGAGAGAAAGTGATTTTTTATGGAAGAGTGAGAGAAAGTtgacatatacttcctccgtctcgaAAAGACTCAAATTCTAGAGGTGAAACCTAGACACAGATCATGTCATACCTCGTACTGAGAAATAGCCTTTGTGGCAAATAAAGCAGCTAGTAGGCGACGAAGCCAGCAAAGCAGACGTTGTTTAACGTTTGTGTAATGTTTATTTTCCTGTTGCACATGTCACCATTAGGCGCATCGATGTCGCCCTCGTTGGTGGGAACTttgatggaggagaggagggagagagtaaAGTATAAAAGGATAAGAAATGTCATGTGGGGTGGGGAAAGGgactgagaggagaggaagaaacgAGCGACGGTACTTTCTTTTTTCCCTCCCTATGACCCTATCTGCtctcattccttttttttttatctttttccctccttttctgctttgtctctatttattttactttattttcaCCATCTATTTCTTCATGTTTGACCTCAAATGCGAtttataaatggaaaaaaaatcgtattttcccaaatataattttgaatttcaatctAATCtttaaaacataattttgaaGTTTTCTTAATGTAGTTTATTTTCATTAATAAGTCGTTACGGCTATAATCAGATTTGACCAACCAATGAGGACAACCATACATTGagtataagaaaatataattttatgtgCCACGATTTGGATGTGTCGATCACTTCAACTTTAGGCATTTTCATCATGTAGCAACGCACAAATATATTCCCACAATTACATTACATAGAGTACAAGAAAATATAGTTTCTATGTTATGTGTCATAATTCGGATGTATCGTCTACTCAATTCaacttattttttattaggCTAATCTACTTTAAGAAATATTGATTTTCCATTCATCACACAAATTTCATTTGTCGTCTCCTGTACAATATCAATCGCATTGCTCGTCCATTCATTCCTCCCATATGCTACATCCATCAGGCCTCTTGTCACGAGCATCATCCACGTCCCgcaaaatataaaacatattaATTGTCTAATAACAAACATGACTTTTTGTAATTATACACATTGCCGATGCCTATGATCATGCTCGGGTGCTTAGATAAATAATTGATATCAAACTTCAGCTACACATCATTATCCGGTGCAATGCACCGGCATTTTGCTAGAGTGTATACACAGACACGTCGTCCTCCGCATGCATCCAGCtagctactctctccatctcaaaatataatacatTTTAGTTGGATGAGATATATCCTAGTACTTCGAATATACATAGGGACACCGTACTAGGATATATTTCATCTaaaccaaaatcctttatattttgggacggagggagcactatgtctattttaaaataatagcAATCTAGTATGCGATAAGACATATTTGCTGCTCCCTGTGGGAATCCCGTCGGATATTATGatgctatattttaagatggaggtagtagttctTACACCCGCGATAACTATGCATGCGTGCAGCGGTGGGGCTGGGGCTGCCGTTCTTGCCACCATTCCTCCGCGGGAAAACGGCCGAGGACTTCTGGCATGGGGCCAACTTCGCGGTGGGTGGAGCGACGGCGCTGAGCCGGGACTTCTTCAAGGAGAAAGGATTTGACGTCACCAATATACCGCCATACTCACTGGACGTGCAGATGGAGTGGTTCAAGGGCTTGCTCGACTCGCTCGCTACCACAGACAAAGGTATGTaattaacaaaataaacattttcTCTAAAGAGGGTGGTACACATGGCATGAATCAGAAGTAAAAATGAAGCACGcaaatgtgatgaaaaaggttTATCTCGTCTGAGAAATAGATGAAATATGGTTATATGGAGCCCTTcgaatttgaacaaaatttaccACTGACATTAAAAAACTACAACGATCTcgaccaattttattttgtgtAATGGATAATGCAGTTTTATGTCAACAGAAGCTATAGTTACTTATTACTCCCTtcttccaaaagtctaagacatatttcattctttggtttttccaaAAGTCTATTTGCTATTTGTAGTCaccatgtgctaaattaaattgttaatCGGAACTTAAGaagtcattttagtacttactccctccgtccaaaaaaaacctcaacttctggagtttgaattttgtcccacaaaaaatcaacttctaccaCTGTACCTACTCTCAGcacataaaacgagaagttttatccCTCAAATACCCTTTACCTATCTATCACTATTACTACTTTTTCTAATCATGATTTATGAGGGGTATTTTCGTCATTTTTACTCTCCACTACTTTGTTCTTGGGATTCTAGGAGTTGATATTTtgtgagatggagggagtattggtTGCATGTAATGAAATCCCTCCGTCTCACAAAATATCAACTCCTAATTGGTTTTATCACATGGTGAATGAATTAATtgctccttggtcttggtgtaaaAAGAAACaggtcttagacttttggatggagggagtataatttccTTGACGTAACCAAGTCAAATACTAATAACGGATGGCAAGAAAACAATCTTAACCAACACCAACACAATAAAAGGAGATACATCTTTTTTTAGTAAGCAATACTATTAGTGAATCTCCATCCGAAATTGCATAAGATTTACACAACCGTTGTTGGGGATGAAAATGGGCAGAATCTGAATCCGTAGCATCTCTTTGGAAATGAATCTCAATTAGTCGATAATTAACCATATTTATCGATTAAACTATTCAATAACAATATCAATACGATGCTAAaacgaaattagaaaaatcaaaatttaaaataggtAAAAAGGGTAATGGTTGGAAACAGTACCACTTATATGGAAACGGCGCAAGGATGGTCAGGAATTTACCTAATTGTCGTCTCCAAACTCTGGCATGCAACATGTATGAAATCCTAGTCATTGTCACACATCTTTGTGCTTGGTTCAAAACTGAAGCCCGTATGTTGGAGCTTTATTAGAAACCATATCTTTACTTGTAAATCATATAACCCATAAAGCAAATGCCCTTGCCAAAATATACttttttggtttttgagtcAATTCTCAAATAGATGCAAGAAATTATTAGGTGGCTTCAATCAAAAGGAAATATGAACAATTCTTCAAAGAAATTTAGCAACATAACAATCAAAGAACAAATGTTGGATAGTTTCTTCATGCATACAAAAGCAACAATTTAATTACCATTAAGTTTCTCTGTGCTGATTTATCCTTGGTTAAACTTACCCCCTTTAAATAAATACGACATAAAGATATTTCTTTATGAAGCATTTTCAATTTTCACAAAACCTtatttctctctatatataacaTTGTTGATCAGGGCTTAATACATAGAGTAGATCAAAAATTAGCCATTCTGATGAAGATTCCATCTAGTAGATTAATTTGCACAATATTAGCAACCAAGTTCTGCCATAGCCAAGGTTTTGACCCATTAATACCCTTCCAAAAGAAACATGAAAAAATTGTTTTATAATAGTGACAAATATATTTAGTGATAAATTTGATCATCgcagaaagagaaaaatgaagCGAACTCTAAACAATACATTTACTATTATCAATGTACATGTAGATCATTTGGATTCAAAACTTTGTTAGACTATACATGACTGTACAATGTTATCTAATAGTTTTAATGAAATCTTATGACTATGTATTGTTTGAGAGGTAGGGAAGCATGTGAGGGGCTTGAGGGCACATATGCCCTTATTAAAAGTCTGATGGCCTATACCACTTATTCTGAAATAAAGTAGATATATAGTTTCCCAAATCAATGTGTTTGCCTTATATATTATGATGTGAAACCTCTTATGGAACCTAATTTCAATTATCCTTGCACTATCTTATGTAGAACGCATGGAAATCATGTCAAAATCCTTGTTTCTAATGGGGGAGATTGGAGGCAATGACTACGGTTATCTCTTCACCCAGAACAGATCATTCACCAAAGAGATCAAACCATTGGTACCAAAAGTTACAGCGAAGATTGAGAATGCCATCAAGGTGAGCACCCTTTCTGGTCTGACCTATCTGTAGATAAAAAACCATAACAGGTTACTCTCTTATATTAACCaccatttcatttcattttgaTTACTTTTTATGCTATCGAAGTGCATAAACAGGTCCTAATCAACCTAGGAGCAAAGATGATTGTTGTTCCAAGAGTTTTTCCAGTAGGGTGTCTTCCACATTATCTCGCAATGTTTCAAAGCAAGTCGGCTCCTGAAGACTATGATGCATTTGGTTGCATAATGTGGTTAAACGACTTCTCCGAGTACCGCAATTGTGCACTCAAGCGCATGTTGCAGCAAATCCCCCGAAATCCTACGATCACCATACTCTATGGTGACTACTCCAATAACATCTTAGAGATCATCCGTCACCCTGTCATACACGGTAAATCCTTACATGGACAAGGGAGTTTCTCCACTCATGCAAGACATGAATTCAGTCAcacttaaataaaaattaaaatcaccTGAAGTTGTTGTTGTTCATTGCAGGGTTTAAGAGAGAGACTGTGTTAGTGCCGTGCTTCATGAATGGCAATCTTTGCCCCGACCCATCGATATACATATCGTGGGATGGACTGCATCTCACTGAAGCCGCTTATAAGTTTGTGGCCCATCACTTCTTGCATGACCCTTTTGTTGAATCGTCCATATGTCCCATATGATTCACGTACTACTAGCATCAAACCCATAAAATGGTGCCATCAACtttgatctatatatatgttacgTGTGTCTGTGTAATTATACTTTGAAATAATTGATTTTGATCCGATACATATATTCGGTATcctctctccatttcatattacttGTCATTCTAACAttcatttattttataaaaaacaattGTCATTCTACCCTTCATAAATACAACAATATGCACTAATGTTAATTGGAGTTAATATTGCTTTGGCAAACTATTGGGATGTAGTTAATGAGGGTAAAAAATATGATGTATCAAATGGTTGGTTTGAAATTTGTTagaatgataaatatttgaaactGAGGGAATAGGGCTACTCTtcttataattttatagttttatttgtGAATTATCAACTACACATTACTCCAGACAACAAATGAATTCAGCAAATGCAACGCTAGCTAGCTTTGTGA from Oryza glaberrima chromosome 3, OglaRS2, whole genome shotgun sequence carries:
- the LOC127767917 gene encoding GDSL esterase/lipase At1g28570-like produces the protein MTKLYMLLLFLILRGTPHAASTTTAGDGLGSGSSSRMFSFGDSATDTGNGATVNPNSSSNVLPYGETFFGHPTGRYCDGRITVDFIAVGLGLPFLPPFLRGKTAEDFWHGANFAVGGATALSRDFFKEKGFDVTNIPPYSLDVQMEWFKGLLDSLATTDKERMEIMSKSLFLMGEIGGNDYGYLFTQNRSFTKEIKPLVPKVTAKIENAIKVLINLGAKMIVVPRVFPVGCLPHYLAMFQSKSAPEDYDAFGCIMWLNDFSEYRNCALKRMLQQIPRNPTITILYGDYSNNILEIIRHPVIHGFKRETVLVPCFMNGNLCPDPSIYISWDGLHLTEAAYKFVAHHFLHDPFVESSICPI